From the genome of Gemmatimonadota bacterium, one region includes:
- a CDS encoding DUF2892 domain-containing protein gives MPCNESPLFRGIRVVAGLAMLYLGWTHTVTGTAGTVLQWLGFVPLLTGLTGFCPLYSALGINRCGPKAA, from the coding sequence ATGCCCTGCAATGAATCCCCCCTGTTCCGCGGGATCCGTGTCGTCGCCGGCCTCGCCATGCTCTACCTCGGCTGGACCCACACCGTCACCGGGACCGCCGGGACCGTCTTGCAGTGGCTCGGCTTCGTCCCCCTGCTGACCGGCCTGACCGGCTTCTGCCCCCTCTACTCGGCCCTGGGGATCAACCGCTGCGGGCCGAAGGCGGCCTGA